In a genomic window of Quercus lobata isolate SW786 chromosome 4, ValleyOak3.0 Primary Assembly, whole genome shotgun sequence:
- the LOC115985645 gene encoding uncharacterized protein LOC115985645, with protein sequence MAEMLLKAQKYMNVKDALAAIKDVEKPGDKAKKEDDRRGQKRERPDCRNNDGNRRKDDKGPWTVRFTPLVMSVDKILTQVKDEHYLKWQRPLHSSPNVCDKNKYCRFHKDHGHNTEDCRDLKEQIEELIRKGKLQKYVKKGEYSKFRDGNKNQHGSSSRDDDHPSQPPQDVIGEIKTITGGPFSGGSFKSLKKAYQRQVNSVHTIPPSKQRRTDRDMSFNEGDARGVKQLHNDPSVIMLNIEGFNTKRILVDNSSSTNIIYLLAFQQLRLDPKRLRPFDSPLVSFSGDRVYPKGIVTLTVTVGAYPVQLTRQLDFLVMDYPSSYNVIIGRPTLNKWKAATSTYCLKVKFPTDNSVSEVKGDQVLVRECY encoded by the coding sequence ATGGCAGAAATGCTCCTGAAGGCACAGAAATACATGAATGTTAAAGATGCTTTAGCAGCCATAAAGGATGTAGAGAAGCCAGGAGACAAGGCAAAGAAAGAAGACGATCGTAGGGGTCAAAAGAGAGAGCGCCCAGATTGTCGGAACAATGACGGGAATAGGAGGAAAGATGATAAAGGTCCTTGGACTGTAAGATTTACTCCTTTGGTTATGtctgttgacaaaattttaacgCAGGTCAAGGAcgagcattatctcaaatggcAAAGACCATTGCACTCATCCCCCAATGTCTGTGACAAGAACAAGTACTGCCGATTCCACAAAGATCACGGCCACAACACGGAAGATTGTAGAGACCTAAAGGAGCAGATAGAGGAGTTGATACGGAAAGGGAAACTacagaaatatgtgaagaagggAGAATATAGTAAGTTCAGGGACGGTAATAAGAACCAACATGGGTCCTCTTCCCGGGATGACGACCACCCGTCCCAACCTCCGCAGGAtgtgatcggggagataaagACGATTACAGGAGGACCATTCTCAGGAGGATCATTTAAATCCCTCAAGAAAGCATACCAGAGGCAAGTAAATAGTGTCCACACCATACCTCCGTCTAAGCAACGACGGACAGACCGGGACATGTCCTTCAATGAAGGAGACGCTAGGGGAGTGAAGCAGCTCCACAATGATCCTTCGGTCATAATGCTGAATATAGAGGGATTTAATACCAAGAGGATCCTCGTGGACAACAGTAGCTCCACAAACATCATCTACCTCCTTGCCTTCCAGCAGCTGAGGCTAGATCCAAAGAGACTGCGCCCATTTGACTCTCCCCTTGTCAGCTTCAGCGGAGATAGGGTATACCCCAAGGGCATAGTGACGTTAACAGTGACGGTGGGGGCCTACCCGGTGCAGTTGACCCGTCAATTAGACTTCCTAGTGATGGACTACCCctcatcctacaatgtcatcattggcAGGCCCACACTCAACAAATGGAAAGCGGCCACGTCCacctactgtttgaaggtgaaattcccaacagaTAACAGTGTCAGTGAAGTAAAAGGAGATCAAGTCCTGGTCAGAGAGTGTTATTAA
- the LOC115985646 gene encoding uncharacterized protein LOC115985646 has protein sequence MGADEVSKLASLEKGEISMDLVMEVQKHPNIEEVPTFTIQSANSWMTPIMSFLQDEHLPQNTEEAKRIKKRAARFTILNDALYKRGFSMPYLKCVNVEEARYILEEIHGGVCGDHADPRSLVNKVIRTGYFWPTMQVDVVEIVKRFGIPLTIISDNGRQFNSQGFKDFCSNLGIKNQFSSPRHPQANGQTEVTNQTLLKIIKTKLGNVKGA, from the exons ATGGGGGCAGACGAAGTCTCGAAGCTAGCGTCGTTAGAGAAAGGGGAGATTAGCATGgatttggtgatggaagtccaGAAACACCCCAACATTGAAGAGGTCCCAACATTTACCATCCAGAGCGCAAACAGCTGGATGACACCCATAATGTCTTTCCTCCAGGACGAGCACCTCCCTCAAAACACAGAAGAAGCTAAAAGGATCAAGAAGAGGGCGGCCAGGTTCACGATCCTTAATGACGCcttatacaagagaggcttctccatGCCTTACTTGAAGTGTGTCAACGTAGAAGAAGCTAGATACATACTGGAAGAAATCCATGGAGGAGTTTGTGGCGACCACGCCGACCCCAGATCCCTGGTAAACAAGGTAATACGAACAGGTTATTTTTGGCCGACTATGCAGGTGGACGTTGTTGAAATCGTCAAGAG GTTTGGGATTCCCTTGACTATTATATCAGATAATGGGAGGCAGTTCAACAGCCAAGGTTTCAAAGACTTCTGTTCAAACCTTGGaatcaagaatcagttctcgTCCCCGAGGCATCCCCAGGCAAACGGACAAACGGAAGTAACAAATCAGacgctgctcaagattatcaaaaccAAGCTGGGCAATGTGAAGGGTGCCTAG